In Leptospira harrisiae, a genomic segment contains:
- a CDS encoding DUF1499 domain-containing protein, whose amino-acid sequence MESALSVFFICCMSVLSPLSGVSDGELRGCPPSPNCVSSQSMEYNFVHKVDPITYTTSRQIAYERISKYFRESENIWIKEEKEGEYIRVIFFTKVFRFPDRVEIYFPEGKQEAQVRSQSILGLWDIFANRRRVNQFREILAKE is encoded by the coding sequence ATGGAATCTGCTTTAAGTGTTTTTTTTATTTGTTGTATGAGTGTTCTGAGTCCCCTTTCCGGTGTGAGTGATGGGGAACTGAGAGGATGCCCACCTTCGCCTAACTGTGTTTCTAGTCAAAGTATGGAATACAATTTTGTTCATAAAGTTGATCCAATTACCTATACCACTTCCCGTCAGATTGCTTACGAAAGAATTTCTAAGTATTTCCGCGAATCAGAGAACATATGGATCAAGGAAGAAAAAGAAGGAGAATACATACGTGTGATCTTTTTTACAAAGGTTTTTCGTTTCCCTGATAGGGTTGAAATTTATTTTCCAGAGGGAAAACAAGAAGCGCAAGTTCGTTCCCAGTCAATCTTGGGTCTTTGGGATATATTTGCCAATAGAAGGAGAGTCAATCAATTCAGAGAGATACTTGCGAAAGAATGA
- a CDS encoding methyltransferase, translating to MRNQFFNKVRKIIVGDPMTDAKWDSYLPLPLQTLSPFQWTPISVIDRTWKYLASENVTSVVDLGSGVGKFCIYLSYLSKNSLEIHGLEVRQELLTISETLKKHWGTNRVQFHNTDFLSQFPYGHSHYYCFNPLYETMRGSHSIDLKKNKSSNQFLKDLQTLKQNLFLLKPKSKLITFHGFGGSFLPGFRLILNEEILGGEFQVWEKVEN from the coding sequence ATGAGAAACCAATTTTTCAACAAGGTAAGGAAAATCATCGTAGGGGATCCAATGACAGATGCGAAGTGGGATTCGTATCTTCCTTTGCCTTTACAAACACTCTCTCCATTCCAGTGGACTCCCATTTCAGTCATTGATAGAACTTGGAAATATCTTGCATCAGAAAATGTAACTTCTGTTGTGGATTTAGGTTCAGGTGTTGGAAAGTTTTGTATTTATCTTTCCTATCTTTCAAAAAACTCCTTAGAGATACATGGATTGGAAGTTCGACAAGAACTCCTTACTATATCTGAAACTTTGAAAAAACATTGGGGCACCAATCGGGTTCAGTTTCATAATACAGATTTTTTATCCCAATTCCCATATGGACATTCACATTATTATTGTTTTAACCCATTATATGAAACAATGAGAGGAAGCCATTCTATTGACTTAAAAAAAAATAAATCCTCAAACCAGTTTTTGAAAGATCTACAAACATTAAAACAGAATCTTTTTTTGCTGAAACCAAAGTCGAAGCTTATCACCTTTCACGGGTTTGGTGGTAGTTTTTTACCTGGTTTTCGTTTGATTTTAAATGAAGAAATTCTTGGTGGAGAGTTTCAAGTTTGGGAAAAGGTAGAAAACTGA
- a CDS encoding dihydrofolate reductase family protein: protein MRKIIAAINMTIDGYCDHTSGIPDKEIHQHYAVLLREAGVALYGRITYQLMEFWRTVLENPTGDQSMYDFAVAIDNTPKIVFSRTLKHLDWKSAKLASKDLEQEVLELKQQSGKNVFICSPSLILTLTKLNLIDEFQLCVHPVIAGSGLSLFKDIKEKMILKLTKTKVFGAGAIIHYYEPIVNPSSSI, encoded by the coding sequence ATGAGAAAAATAATTGCAGCCATTAATATGACAATCGATGGCTATTGTGATCATACTTCAGGAATTCCTGATAAAGAAATCCATCAACATTACGCTGTATTACTCCGAGAAGCCGGTGTGGCTTTATATGGAAGGATCACCTACCAACTAATGGAATTTTGGCGAACCGTTTTAGAAAATCCGACCGGTGACCAATCAATGTACGATTTTGCCGTTGCAATAGACAATACTCCGAAAATTGTTTTTTCTCGCACTTTAAAACACTTAGATTGGAAAAGCGCAAAATTAGCAAGTAAGGATCTAGAGCAAGAGGTATTGGAGCTCAAACAACAATCGGGTAAAAACGTATTCATTTGCAGTCCGAGTTTGATTCTTACGTTGACTAAATTAAATTTAATAGACGAATTCCAACTTTGTGTCCATCCCGTAATTGCGGGAAGTGGTTTGTCCTTGTTCAAAGACATCAAAGAAAAAATGATCCTAAAACTGACAAAAACAAAAGTTTTTGGCGCAGGCGCAATCATTCACTATTATGAACCAATTGTGAATCCATCTTCTTCTATATAA
- a CDS encoding NAD(P)-binding protein produces the protein MDPNFCYQVPVVVGAGISGAAVAMLHPDVIIFDKGRKLGGRVSTKFENNPYPFDFGATMFQDLMEVRWLGQETKYSILEILKSESVKIKIKPIYDESHFYPEDGMSNLVFSMMGNVKKIQSHTLKKIHSNDDNVWNLDFSLSDSKKKETISAHSVILTLPIPQILEIIQNSANNSNLKLWAEFLSNYNDYRKTLVSYFYWDQWRPNWTELSLDPNSRIPVTTILERGIDWEYQSWESLKYPKEFHNGSALLVQFGAMFSESHFEDWMDENKNPTPKYKEILIQELKEKYGAPEPNLIWNHRWKYAQAQIQLLGKEGALDLDRETFEEWKQLCKRTKITILGDWLFGAKIERIVGGIYFLKHNNLI, from the coding sequence ATGGATCCAAATTTTTGTTACCAAGTTCCTGTTGTCGTTGGTGCCGGAATTTCTGGCGCAGCGGTAGCTATGTTGCATCCGGATGTCATTATTTTTGATAAGGGACGGAAACTTGGGGGAAGAGTTTCTACCAAATTTGAAAACAATCCCTATCCATTTGACTTTGGCGCAACTATGTTTCAAGACTTAATGGAAGTTCGCTGGCTTGGACAAGAAACTAAGTATTCCATTCTAGAAATTTTGAAGTCAGAATCGGTAAAAATAAAAATCAAACCTATTTACGATGAATCACATTTTTATCCAGAAGATGGAATGTCCAATTTGGTTTTTTCCATGATGGGAAACGTAAAAAAAATCCAAAGCCATACTCTTAAAAAAATACATTCCAACGATGATAATGTTTGGAACTTAGATTTTTCACTTTCTGATTCAAAAAAAAAAGAAACGATTTCTGCACATTCAGTGATCCTAACCTTACCCATTCCACAAATCCTAGAAATCATTCAAAATTCTGCCAACAATTCTAACCTCAAACTTTGGGCAGAATTTTTATCAAACTATAACGACTACCGCAAAACTCTAGTTAGTTATTTTTACTGGGATCAGTGGAGACCAAACTGGACTGAACTTTCACTGGATCCAAATTCACGTATACCAGTGACAACAATTCTGGAAAGAGGCATTGATTGGGAATACCAAAGTTGGGAGAGTTTAAAATATCCCAAAGAATTCCATAATGGATCCGCCCTTCTTGTACAATTTGGAGCCATGTTTTCTGAGTCTCATTTTGAAGACTGGATGGATGAAAATAAAAATCCGACACCAAAATACAAAGAAATTCTGATTCAAGAGTTAAAAGAAAAGTATGGTGCCCCAGAACCAAACCTAATTTGGAACCACAGATGGAAATACGCTCAAGCACAAATTCAGCTCCTTGGAAAAGAAGGAGCTTTGGACTTAGATAGAGAAACATTTGAGGAATGGAAACAGCTATGCAAACGAACAAAAATAACGATTCTTGGCGATTGGCTGTTTGGTGCCAAAATTGAAAGGATAGTTGGAGGAATTTATTTTCTAAAACACAACAACCTTATTTAA
- a CDS encoding alpha/beta hydrolase produces MKRTTQYTISGMIIIITLLVAVAFYFSSLVLYPKVNCKLDHHVYCQGPSELGLEFEEVEITTADKLNLVSYWIPAKQNKGSIIMVHGHGGQRNEGLRFAKSLHEAGYNLLLLSLRRNHGGFASMGFHEQKDVDAAIQFLKSKGYEKIGIFGFSMGSATSIIAMADHPEIQAGIFSSGYGSAIDVLVESAKRDFGIPYYPLIPVVKLALNLRGDMDIDSVRPIDKIASISPRPIAIFHCTKDDYVDYHHAKDLYAKAGEPKSLWSPECNRHERLWNFAPKEAETRAVVFFEKYLK; encoded by the coding sequence ATGAAACGAACGACTCAATACACAATTTCTGGAATGATTATCATTATTACCTTACTCGTTGCGGTTGCCTTTTATTTTTCCAGTTTGGTTCTTTATCCCAAAGTGAATTGTAAACTAGACCACCATGTGTATTGTCAAGGCCCTTCGGAATTGGGTTTGGAATTTGAAGAAGTAGAAATTACAACGGCTGACAAATTAAACCTCGTTAGTTACTGGATACCCGCCAAACAAAACAAAGGTTCCATCATTATGGTCCATGGTCACGGGGGACAAAGAAACGAGGGACTTCGTTTTGCCAAAAGCCTTCATGAGGCAGGATACAATTTACTTTTACTCAGTTTACGCCGTAACCATGGTGGTTTTGCCTCAATGGGATTTCATGAACAAAAGGACGTGGATGCAGCGATTCAATTTTTAAAATCAAAAGGTTATGAAAAAATTGGTATCTTCGGATTTTCAATGGGTTCTGCGACAAGTATCATTGCAATGGCTGACCATCCAGAAATCCAAGCTGGAATTTTTAGTAGCGGGTATGGTAGTGCCATTGATGTTCTTGTGGAATCGGCAAAACGGGACTTTGGAATCCCTTATTACCCTCTTATTCCCGTTGTCAAACTAGCACTCAACTTGCGTGGAGATATGGACATTGATTCCGTTAGGCCCATTGATAAAATCGCATCCATTAGCCCAAGACCCATCGCCATCTTTCATTGTACGAAGGACGATTATGTAGATTATCACCATGCAAAGGATTTATATGCAAAGGCAGGTGAACCAAAATCTCTCTGGTCACCAGAATGCAATCGTCATGAACGTCTTTGGAACTTTGCACCGAAAGAAGCAGAAACGAGAGCCGTTGTTTTTTTTGAGAAGTATTTGAAATAG